CGCTTTTCTGCGATTTTATCTTTCTAACCTATTCCGGTTTTTCGTTTTCTGCCTCTGTGATTTTAAATTTCTTAGAGATAATCATAATAATTACCCCTGCAATCATAAATGGAATGGAAAGAACCTGACCTGTATTGAGTCCTCCAATCTGAATGAATTCATCACCTTGAGGTTCTTTCAGGAATTCTACAAAGAATCTGATAGCCCAAAGGATAATAAAGAATAATCCAAATAACCATCCTTGTTGATATTTTTTATTTGTTTTTCTGTACAATATCCATAGTAAGATGAAAAGAGCAACATAACCTACCGCTTCAAATAACTGGCTTGGGTAACGAGGAACGGTAAGGCCATATTCACTGCTCTGCTGCGGAAAAAGTAATGCAAACGGAGAGTTCGGATCAGCAGGTTTCCCAACAATTTCAGAATTGAAGAAATTCCCCATTCTTACAAATGCACCTCCCAAGGCAACTACAATACCCAGCCTGTCATATACCCAGAAAGGATTTTTCTTGATCACCTTAAATGAATAATAAAGAGTGGTAAGAATAATTGCAATGGTCGCCCCGTGACTTGCCAGCCCTGAGAACCCTGTAAACTTCAACCCATTTTTTGTGCTGATGGGTAGAAATACACTCCAGAAGTCTTCCTTAAATAACTCTGGCTGATAGAAAATAACGTGACCAAGTCTTGCCCCAAGGATTGTTCCTATTAACGTCCAAGTGAAAAGAGGCTCCAGGTATTTTTGATTAACATTGTCAATTTTAAAGATTCTGGTCATTAAGATATAACCGAAACCAAATGCAAAAACAAACATTAAACTGTAGAAATGCAACGTAAAAGAACCAAGCTGGATTCCTTTTGACGGATCCCAGATTTTAAAAGATGTTTCAAGTTCCACCTTATTTGAAGCAGCGATTGGTTTTTCAGATTTTACAGCATATTTGAAAGTCGTAATATTATCTTTAGTAATTTGAGAGTCAATTAATTTAAAGTTCTTGTCGAAAAACTGGTACTTTGAATCCTTGAATCTTGCTAAAGTAGAAGCACTGTAGTTATAGTAAGCAGGCTCAAAATTAGAGTCATTCAGGATAACCAGAATATTATTATTGATAGCCCTGTCGGGAAAAGCGTTAAGGTCTCCCAGCTCTGTGGTAGAATAGATTTTTACGGGAACATTGCTTCCGTTGATGTCTAAAGCTCCGTCAGATAAACCTCCAGGGTATTCCTGTGCAAAAAGACATTGGGTAATCAATGCAAATATTACTAGGTAAATTCTGAAAAAAATATTACTCATTTTTCTATTGATTTAATAGTTCGTTTATTGATTTTTATGTTTGGGTGGAACAGGATCGTAGCCACTTCCTCCCCAAGGATGACACCTTAAAATTCTCTTGAATCCCAGCCAGAACCCTTTAAATACACCATGAACCTGTAGCGACTCTATCATATAATGAGAGCAGGTGGGTTCGTAACGGCAATTCTTAGGAAGTAGGGGCGAGATGAACCACTGGTAAAATTTTATCAAAATTACCAACGGAAATGTAATGATTTTATTGAATGTAAGTTTCAAAACAATGCAAAAATAGGGTAAAAAAATGAAAATTAGTTTAATTTTGTTAGAAGTTTCAGAGCATAGAATTCTGAAATATTGATCTTAAAAAATAAGAATACCTTGAATCAAAATATTCCATTAGCCGAAATATTAAGACCCAAAACCCTGGAGGATGTATTGGGGCAGGAACATCTTACCGGCGAAAAAGGAACGATCAGAAAAATGATCGAGAACAATTCTCTGAACTCCCTTATTTTTTGGGGACCTCCGGGAACAGGAAAAACCACACTGGCAGAAATCATTTCCGAGCAGTCGGGAAGGAAGTTTTATAAACTTTCAGCGGTTTCTTCAGGGGTGAAGGACGTACGTGATGTAATTGAGGATGCAAAGAAGCAGAATTTGTTTTCCGGAAAATCTCCCATTTTATTTATTGATGAAATTCACCGCTTCAATAAATCTCAGCAGGACTCTTTATTGCATGCTGTAGAAAAGGGATGGATTGTTTTAATAGGTGCAACTACAGAAAATCCTAGTTTTGAAGTGGTTTCAGCCCTGCTTTCAAGAAGTCAGGTGTACGTTCTAAAGGCGTTGAGCTATGAAAAACTGGAGGAACTTATTGATATTTCCTCTGAAAGATATAATAAAGAAGAGGGGACAGATTTTAAGATTCTTGAGAAGGAAGCCTTTATTCAATACTCAGGTGGTGATGCCAGAAAACTGATTAATTCTGTAGAACTGGTTTTAG
This genomic interval from Chryseobacterium joostei contains the following:
- the lgt gene encoding prolipoprotein diacylglyceryl transferase, which produces MFVFAFGFGYILMTRIFKIDNVNQKYLEPLFTWTLIGTILGARLGHVIFYQPELFKEDFWSVFLPISTKNGLKFTGFSGLASHGATIAIILTTLYYSFKVIKKNPFWVYDRLGIVVALGGAFVRMGNFFNSEIVGKPADPNSPFALLFPQQSSEYGLTVPRYPSQLFEAVGYVALFILLWILYRKTNKKYQQGWLFGLFFIILWAIRFFVEFLKEPQGDEFIQIGGLNTGQVLSIPFMIAGVIIMIISKKFKITEAENEKPE
- the yidD gene encoding membrane protein insertion efficiency factor YidD: MKLTFNKIITFPLVILIKFYQWFISPLLPKNCRYEPTCSHYMIESLQVHGVFKGFWLGFKRILRCHPWGGSGYDPVPPKHKNQ